CAGAGCGCCAGGGCGATCAGAGCGAAGATCGCCACGAGAAGACCGACGGGGCCCTTGATCAGCGCCGCGAGCGACAGGCCGAGCCAGAAGGCGAGTTTTGTCCACTTGCTCGAAGATTCACCTTTGAGGTGGGCGATATAGACCCGCGCCAGAGCCGCCATGGCCAAGGTGGTCGTGCCGCAGAGCGCCGCGTCGGTCTTGGCGATGAAAGCCTCGGACGACAACAGGAAGGTCGCGCCAAGGATCGAGCCGGCGAGCAGTCCAGTGCGTTGATCGAAGAGAGCCGCCGCGCCCCAGGCGCAGGCCGCCGCCGCCAGCATCGCTCCCAACAGAGACGGAATTCGGTAAGCCCAGATTCGCCGCTCCTCGGCGTCGGACAGCGCCTTGACGCTCAGCGCCTGCATCCAGTGGATGCCGACCGGCTTCTTGAAGCGCGGCTGATCCTGAAACCGGATCACGACGTAGTCGCCTGTCTCGATCATCTGCGCGGTCGCCTGGGCGAAGCGCGATTCGTCGCGATCCAGGGGCGGCATGGCGAAAAGGCCGGGCAGGCCGGCGATCAGGGCGACGAGCGCGGCGAAGAGCGGCGCGCGCCACCCCCGGCTCCAGTCATCCAGGCGAGATTCAAGCGTCATGCCGTCTGCTTTAGCACGATCCTTTCGTGGGGAAATTTTTCCGGTATTAGAGGGCGATGAACGCCGCCAGCGCCTCCGCCCCCGACTACTCTGTCGTCGTCCCCGTTTTCGATGAGGGAGAGGCCGCGCCGAAGCTGGCTCGCGAGATCGCGGCGGCGTTTGCCGGCGAGGCCTATGAGATGATCTTCGTCGACGACGCCAGCCGTGACGACACCAAGGCGCGTCTGGTCGCGCTGAAGACCGAGATCCCGCAACTGCGCGTGCTGGGCCATCGCAAGAACTCCGGCCAAAGCCGCGCCGTGCGTAGCGGCGTCCTGGCCGCGCGGGGGGCGATCATCGTCACGCTGGATGGTGATGGCCAGAACGATCCCGCCGATGCGCCTCGCTTGGCCAAGGCCCTGGCGGCCGGTCCCGAAAACCTTGCTCTGGTTGGCGGCGAACGGGTCAAGCGCCAGGACAGCAACGCCAAGCGTTTTGCGTCGAAGTTTGGCAACGGCGTGCGCAAGCGCTTGCTCAAGGACACCGCCAACGATACCGGCTGCGGCCTCAAGGCGTTCAAGCGCGAGGCTTTCCTGCGTCTGCCGTACTTTGATCACATCCATCGCTACATCCCGGCGCTGATGCTGCGCGAGGGCTACGAGGTGGCGTTCCAGCCGGTCAATCACCGCCATCGCGAGACCGGGGTGTCGAAGTACACCAATCTCGGTCGCCTCAAGGCTTCGATCTCTGACCTGTTGGGCGTGATGTGGCTCCAGTCGCGGGCCCGCAACCCGCAGGGCGTGGACGAGGCCTAGTCCCGGCTCAGGCGAGCCGACTTCACCACAAGCGAAATTCCGGCTAGGCCTTAGCCATGGCGGTTGACCACACCGGGGCCGCCGGAGGGGGAAGCTCGATGTTCGCGGCCGTTCCGCTGCTGGCCTTGCCGGTCATTGTCTACAACCTGGTCGCCTTGACGCTGACCGGAGGCTTCAGGGCCACGGACGCGACGGCCCGGATGAACGAGGCGCTGTTCACCATCCACATGACCTCGCGCACCGACTGGGCCGTCAGCCTGGGCGATCTGCTGATGGCCGCCTCGCTGGTAGTGCTGTTTGTCGAACTCTTGAAGTCAACGACCAGCCGCAAGATCGCGATCATCAATCATTCGCTGTCGATGGTGCTGTTTATTCTATGCCTGGTCGAGTTCCTGCTCGCCCCCGCCTTTGCGACCTCGACCTTCTTCCTGATCACCCTGATGGTGCTGCTGGACGTGCTGGCGGGCTTCATCGTGACCATCGTGGCGGCGCGTCGCGACGTCGATTTCGGCGATCATTGAGCCCTAGTCGGGGAAGCCTCCGGTCTGCCTCAGCGCCTCGCCCAGCGCCATGGCCGCTGTGGTCGCCAGGTTCATAGACCGCGTCTCCGGCCGGATGGGAATCACGATCCGAGCTTGTGCTGCGGCGTGAACCTCCTCTGGCGCGCCGCGACTTTCGTTGCCGAAAAGCAGGGTGTCGCCGGGCTCGAATGAAAACCGGTGCAACGGAGTCGCGCCCCGGGTCGTGAACAGCAGAAGCCGCCCGTCAACGCGTTCCGGCGCCTTAAGGAATGTCTCCCAACTGTCGTGCCGAGCCAGGTGCGTCAAAGGGCCGTAGTCGAGGGCCGCGCGCTTCAAGCTTTTGTCATTCAACGGGAAACTGCAGGGCTCGATCACGTCGAGCCCCAGGCCGAAGCAGGCCGTTAGCCGAATGCAGGCCCCTACGTTTTGGGGAATGCCTGGTTGAAAAAGTGCGATGCGCATAATAAGCGAACCAACCACAAGGGCAGCAGGGGCTTTGCCACGAATCGAAAGGACTTGCGGACTTCGCCCGCGCGTCCGATAGGACGATTTGACCGCTGCCTTGTGGCGGAGATCCGCTTGCGGGTCGAGCAAGATATGGCGCCGCAAGGCGCGTCTCCAAGCCGGTCGCTCCCGCGGCCTGGCGGAACCAAAGGGTGACTTAAGGTGGCCGACACCGCCGTGGGCGCAACGACCGAGCCGGAACACGGGGGCGATCCCTCCCGGCGCGACTTCATTCATATCGCCGCGATCGCCGCCGCTGCTGGCGGCGCGGCGACTCTGGTGTGGCCGTTCATCGATCAGATGAACCCGTCGGCGGACACGCTGGCCATGGCCTCGACCGAGTTCGACCTGACCAAGGTGCCGGAAGGCCAGCAGGTTACGCTGAAGTGGCGCGGCAAGCCGCTCTTCGTGCGCAACCGCACCAAGGGCGAGATTTCCAAGGCGGTCGCCGACGACAGCGCGCCGATGAAGGATCCGCAGAAGGACGCCGATCGCGTGAAGCCCGGCAAGGCCCAGTGGCTGGTCCTGATCGGTTCGTGCACGCACCTGGGCTGCGTGCCCACGTTCGGCGGCGGCGACTACGGCGGCTGGTTCTGCCCCTGCCACGGCTCGCACTACGACACCTCGGGCCGCATCCGTAAGGGTCCCGCACCGCTGAACCTGGTGGTGCCGGAGTACGAGTTCCTGTCCGACACCAAGGTCAAGATCGGTTAATCCAGATGAGCGGACATTCGACCTACCAACCCAAGACCGGTTTCGAGCGTTGGCTCGACGCCCGTCTGCCGATTATCCGCCTGGGCTACGACTCCTTCGTCGACTATCCCACGCCGCGGAACCTGAACTACTGGTGGACCTTCGGCGGCATCCTGTCGCTGTGCCTGGCCTCGCAGCTGATCACCGGCATCATCCTGGTGATGCACTACACCCCGAGCGCCGACCACGCCTTCGCGTCCGTCGAGCACATCATGCGCGACGTGAACTACGGCTGGTTGATCCGCTACATGCACGCCAACGGCGCGTCGATGTTCTTCATCGCCGTCTATATCCACATGATGCGCGGCCTTTACTACGGGTCCTACAAGGCCCCGCGTGAAGTCCTGTGGCTGCTGGGCTGCGTGATCTATCTGCTGATGATGGCCACCGCCTTCATGGGCTACGTGCTGCCCTGGGGTCAGATGTCCTTCCACGGCGCCGTCGTGATCACCAACCTGTTCGGCGCCCTGCCGATCGTCGGCGAAAGCATCACCACCTGGCTGTGGGGCGGCTTCGCGGTCGACAACGCCACGCTGAACCGCTTCTTCTCGCTTCACTACCTGCTGCCCTTCATGATTGCGGGCGTCGTGATCCTGCACATCTGGGCGCTGCACGTGGTGGGCCAGAACAACCCGACCGGCGTCGAGCCGAAGTCGAAGGCCGACACCGTGCCCTTCACGCCGTACGCGACGGTGAAGGACGGTTTCGCGATGAGCGTCTTCCTGATTCTCTTCGCCTTCTTTGTCTTCTACATGCCCAACGCCCTGGGCCACGCCGACAACTACATTGAGGCCAACCCGCTGGTGACGCCGTCGCACATCGTTCCGGAATGGTACTTCCTGCCGTTCTACGCGATCCTGCGCGCCGTGCCGGACAAGCTGATGGGCGTGCTGGCCATGTTTGGCGCCATCGCGTGCCTGTTCGCCCTGCCGTGGCTGGACACGTCGAAGGTGCGTTCGATGCGCTACCGCCCGACCGCGAAGGTCTATTTCATGATCTTCGTCGTCGCCTGCTGCATCCTGGGCCTCTGCGGCGCCAAGCTGCCGGACGACAAGGTCATCCCGCACCTGACCACCTTCAAGCTGATCGACGCCGACCTGAACAGCTTCGTCTGGCTCAGCCGCTTCGCATCGCTGTACTACTTCGCCTTCTTCCTGGTGATCCTCCCGATCCTGGGTCTGAAGGAAAAGCCGCTGCCCGTGCCGGAATCGATCGCTTCGCCGGCGCTGACCGAGAAGAAGGGCTGATCCCGATGCTGCGCAAACTCTCCATCATCGCAGCCGTCGCGGGTCTGGCCTTCGCCGGCCAGGCGCTCGCCGCCGGGCACCCGCTG
The DNA window shown above is from Caulobacter sp. FWC26 and carries:
- a CDS encoding glycosyltransferase family 2 protein; amino-acid sequence: MNAASASAPDYSVVVPVFDEGEAAPKLAREIAAAFAGEAYEMIFVDDASRDDTKARLVALKTEIPQLRVLGHRKNSGQSRAVRSGVLAARGAIIVTLDGDGQNDPADAPRLAKALAAGPENLALVGGERVKRQDSNAKRFASKFGNGVRKRLLKDTANDTGCGLKAFKREAFLRLPYFDHIHRYIPALMLREGYEVAFQPVNHRHRETGVSKYTNLGRLKASISDLLGVMWLQSRARNPQGVDEA
- a CDS encoding tRNA (cytidine(34)-2'-O)-methyltransferase, whose product is MRIALFQPGIPQNVGACIRLTACFGLGLDVIEPCSFPLNDKSLKRAALDYGPLTHLARHDSWETFLKAPERVDGRLLLFTTRGATPLHRFSFEPGDTLLFGNESRGAPEEVHAAAQARIVIPIRPETRSMNLATTAAMALGEALRQTGGFPD
- a CDS encoding cytochrome b N-terminal domain-containing protein produces the protein MSGHSTYQPKTGFERWLDARLPIIRLGYDSFVDYPTPRNLNYWWTFGGILSLCLASQLITGIILVMHYTPSADHAFASVEHIMRDVNYGWLIRYMHANGASMFFIAVYIHMMRGLYYGSYKAPREVLWLLGCVIYLLMMATAFMGYVLPWGQMSFHGAVVITNLFGALPIVGESITTWLWGGFAVDNATLNRFFSLHYLLPFMIAGVVILHIWALHVVGQNNPTGVEPKSKADTVPFTPYATVKDGFAMSVFLILFAFFVFYMPNALGHADNYIEANPLVTPSHIVPEWYFLPFYAILRAVPDKLMGVLAMFGAIACLFALPWLDTSKVRSMRYRPTAKVYFMIFVVACCILGLCGAKLPDDKVIPHLTTFKLIDADLNSFVWLSRFASLYYFAFFLVILPILGLKEKPLPVPESIASPALTEKKG
- the petA gene encoding ubiquinol-cytochrome c reductase iron-sulfur subunit, with translation MADTAVGATTEPEHGGDPSRRDFIHIAAIAAAAGGAATLVWPFIDQMNPSADTLAMASTEFDLTKVPEGQQVTLKWRGKPLFVRNRTKGEISKAVADDSAPMKDPQKDADRVKPGKAQWLVLIGSCTHLGCVPTFGGGDYGGWFCPCHGSHYDTSGRIRKGPAPLNLVVPEYEFLSDTKVKIG